One segment of Streptosporangium brasiliense DNA contains the following:
- the mshC gene encoding cysteine--1-D-myo-inosityl 2-amino-2-deoxy-alpha-D-glucopyranoside ligase, translating to MRSWSAPKVPRLPGVGAPLRLFDTAAGEVGPTQPGPTARLYVCGITPYDATHLGHANTYLAFDLVNRVWQDAGHDVHFTQNTTDVDDPLLERAEQTGQDWRELAEREIELFRTDMEALRILPPREYVGVTEVIDQVAELIELLRDKGATYVLDGDVYFDVSAAPKFGAVSGYSEERMIDLAGQRGGDPDRPGKKHPLDWVLWRAERPGEPSWPSPFGRGRPGWHIECTAIALANLGSGFDVAGGGSDLIFPHHECGAHEGHVACNEWPFARAYVHAGMVALDGEKMSKSKGNLVFVSRLRQETDPMAIRLSLLAHHYRSDWEWTADQLASAEARLARWRAATGLPAGPEAETVLAEIRARMTDDLDTPGALAVVDAWADRALAGGGADPGAPALVTDIVDALLGVRL from the coding sequence ATGAGATCGTGGTCTGCGCCGAAGGTCCCTCGGCTCCCTGGTGTTGGTGCTCCGCTGCGGTTGTTCGACACCGCCGCAGGAGAGGTCGGCCCCACCCAGCCCGGCCCCACGGCGCGGCTGTACGTCTGCGGCATCACGCCCTACGACGCCACCCATCTGGGGCACGCCAACACCTACCTCGCCTTCGACCTGGTCAACCGGGTCTGGCAGGACGCCGGTCATGACGTCCACTTCACCCAGAACACCACCGACGTGGACGATCCGCTCCTGGAACGTGCCGAACAGACCGGGCAGGACTGGCGGGAGCTCGCCGAGCGGGAGATCGAGCTGTTCCGCACCGACATGGAGGCGCTGCGGATCCTCCCCCCGCGCGAATACGTCGGCGTCACCGAGGTGATCGACCAGGTCGCCGAGCTGATCGAGCTCCTGCGCGACAAGGGGGCCACCTACGTCCTCGACGGGGACGTCTACTTCGACGTCTCCGCGGCGCCGAAGTTCGGCGCCGTCTCGGGATACTCCGAGGAGCGGATGATCGACCTGGCCGGCCAGCGCGGCGGCGACCCCGACAGGCCCGGCAAGAAGCACCCGCTCGACTGGGTGCTCTGGCGCGCCGAGCGCCCCGGTGAGCCGTCCTGGCCCTCGCCGTTCGGCCGGGGCAGGCCCGGCTGGCACATCGAGTGCACCGCGATCGCGCTGGCCAACCTGGGCAGCGGGTTCGACGTCGCGGGCGGCGGCTCCGACCTGATCTTCCCCCACCACGAGTGCGGCGCCCACGAGGGCCACGTCGCCTGCAACGAGTGGCCCTTCGCCAGGGCCTACGTGCACGCGGGCATGGTCGCCCTCGACGGCGAGAAGATGTCCAAGTCCAAGGGCAACCTGGTCTTCGTCTCCCGGCTCCGCCAGGAGACCGACCCGATGGCCATCCGGCTGTCCCTGCTGGCGCACCACTACCGCAGCGACTGGGAGTGGACCGCCGACCAGCTCGCCTCCGCCGAGGCACGGCTGGCGCGCTGGCGCGCCGCCACCGGCCTGCCGGCCGGCCCGGAGGCGGAGACCGTGCTCGCGGAGATCCGCGCCCGCATGACCGACGACCTGGACACCCCCGGAGCGCTCGCGGTCGTCGACGCCTGGGCCGACCGGGCGCTGGCCGGGGGTGGCGCCGACCCCGGGGCGCCCGCGCTCGTGACGGACATCGTGGACGCGCTGCTCGGCGTCAGGCTCTGA
- a CDS encoding NRDE family protein, which translates to MCTVVVSIDPSAEIPLILVGVRDEFTTRPWLPPAEHWPGLIGGRDLQAGGTWLAVDPAARRVGALLNGRGLLAPEDTRRSRGELPLRAAAAGRLPDLDLTRYDPFHLVLADPGGARVWHWNGTELGVDELPAGTHMIVNSGWEQGDDNERVAFFRPLFAKAGRPPALDAPWGEWRELATGAGLPPEDPRTMIIHQELPDGRAYGSLSVTLLALAAGGVRYDFTDDPRDPAAFRRVLPE; encoded by the coding sequence ATGTGCACGGTTGTCGTCAGCATCGATCCGAGCGCCGAGATCCCCCTGATCCTCGTCGGGGTGCGCGATGAGTTCACCACCCGGCCCTGGCTCCCTCCGGCCGAGCACTGGCCGGGCCTGATCGGCGGGCGCGACCTCCAGGCGGGAGGCACCTGGCTGGCCGTCGACCCCGCGGCCAGGCGGGTGGGCGCGCTGCTCAACGGCCGCGGCCTGCTCGCGCCGGAGGACACGCGCCGTTCCCGGGGCGAGCTGCCGCTGCGGGCGGCGGCCGCAGGCCGCCTGCCGGACCTGGACCTGACCCGCTACGACCCCTTCCACCTGGTCCTGGCCGATCCCGGTGGGGCCCGGGTGTGGCACTGGAACGGGACGGAGCTGGGGGTGGACGAGCTCCCCGCCGGGACCCACATGATCGTCAACAGCGGCTGGGAGCAGGGCGACGACAACGAGCGCGTCGCGTTCTTCCGCCCGCTCTTCGCCAAGGCCGGCCGTCCCCCGGCCCTCGACGCCCCCTGGGGGGAGTGGCGGGAGCTCGCGACCGGGGCGGGCCTGCCCCCCGAGGATCCCCGCACCATGATCATCCATCAGGAGCTGCCCGACGGGCGGGCCTACGGCTCCCTGTCGGTCACCCTGCTGGCGCTGGCCGCCGGCGGGGTCCGCTACGACTTCACCGATGATCCACGCGATCCGGCGGCCTTCCGTCGCGTCCTGCCGGAATGA
- a CDS encoding histidine phosphatase family protein — translation MTTLLLARHGLTHLTGPVLAGWTPDVHLSTAGQAQAEALAARLATLELDAIVSSPLERCQETAQAIADGRVARVQTDERFGECRYGEWTGRPLGELAKDPLWKVVQTHPSAVTFPGGESLPAVQHRAVTAVREWNERLGPEAVYLVCSHGDVIKAIVADAMGLHLDQFQRIAADPASLTAIRYTPLRPFVLRLNDVGGDVTGLRPPEGSEDGDGGENLTGSDAAVGGGAGTT, via the coding sequence GTGACGACCTTGTTGCTGGCCAGACACGGCCTGACCCACCTGACCGGTCCGGTGCTGGCCGGCTGGACCCCGGATGTCCATCTCAGCACGGCGGGCCAGGCGCAGGCGGAGGCGCTGGCCGCGCGGCTGGCGACGCTGGAGCTGGACGCGATCGTCTCCAGCCCGCTGGAGCGCTGCCAGGAGACCGCCCAGGCGATCGCCGACGGCCGGGTGGCGCGGGTGCAGACCGACGAGCGGTTCGGCGAGTGCCGCTACGGCGAGTGGACGGGCCGCCCGCTCGGCGAGCTCGCCAAGGATCCCCTCTGGAAGGTCGTGCAGACCCATCCGAGCGCCGTGACCTTCCCCGGGGGAGAATCCCTGCCCGCCGTCCAGCACCGGGCGGTGACCGCCGTCAGGGAGTGGAACGAGCGCCTGGGCCCGGAGGCGGTCTATCTCGTCTGCAGTCACGGAGACGTGATCAAGGCCATCGTGGCCGACGCGATGGGGCTCCATCTGGACCAGTTCCAGCGGATAGCGGCCGATCCCGCCTCGCTCACCGCGATCCGCTACACCCCCTTGCGTCCCTTCGTGCTCAGGCTCAACGACGTCGGCGGAGATGTGACAGGACTGCGTCCCCCGGAGGGTTCGGAGGATGGCGACGGGGGAGAAAATCTCACCGGGAGCGATGCCGCAGTCGGCGGCGGAGCCGGGACCACGTAA
- a CDS encoding DUF3090 domain-containing protein: MPVFDYDPPERFVAGAVGQPGSRAFFLQARGQGRLTTVGLEKFQVAALADRLDELLDEVLRRSGGTAQVPAAAPAGLTDNGPLDVPISEDFKVGTMALAWDADTAQVVIEAQEIVAEDEEFEESSLAGLTEAAEPAVLRVHISPGVARAFTKRAMALVAAGRPPCPLCGQPLDADGHICVRLNGYRGSSASSVEGGE, from the coding sequence ATGCCGGTCTTCGACTATGACCCACCCGAGAGGTTTGTGGCCGGTGCCGTTGGGCAACCGGGATCACGAGCCTTCTTCCTGCAGGCCCGGGGACAGGGCCGGTTGACCACCGTGGGGCTGGAGAAGTTCCAGGTCGCCGCGCTGGCCGACCGGCTGGACGAGCTCCTCGACGAGGTCCTGCGGCGCAGCGGCGGGACCGCCCAGGTCCCGGCCGCCGCCCCCGCCGGGCTGACCGACAACGGCCCGCTCGACGTGCCGATCAGCGAGGACTTCAAAGTCGGCACGATGGCCCTGGCCTGGGACGCCGACACCGCGCAGGTGGTGATCGAGGCCCAGGAGATCGTCGCCGAGGACGAGGAGTTCGAGGAGTCCTCGCTGGCCGGGCTCACCGAGGCCGCCGAGCCCGCGGTGCTGCGCGTGCACATCAGTCCCGGCGTGGCCCGGGCCTTCACCAAACGCGCCATGGCCCTCGTCGCGGCGGGCCGTCCACCCTGTCCGCTCTGCGGCCAGCCGCTCGATGCCGACGGGCATATCTGCGTGCGTCTCAATGGTTACCGGGGTAGTAGCGCTTCATCGGTCGAGGGAGGCGAATGA
- a CDS encoding alpha-galactosidase: MPATPPSVQFDPAHRLWLLRTPGSAYAVRLDGEDVPRHVYWGPPLTLAQAGSVPDRLRPADSSFESPAGEGGELVTDGFGPQSLLPVFPDGTSKAEWRFAGHVISDDGLVLHLRDRRHPLEVELHYRLHEGSDVIERRLTLRHTGQEGEDPLVLARADSAAWTAPLRAGYRLSHITGAWAGEFQLERVALPIGETVLTSRRGLSSHQAHPWLMIDDGTATEEHGDVWSTALAWSGSWRVTVDHSPTGRLTWTGGFGHEGLSWRLPAGQSRQTPPFLGLYQAGGFGSTSRAWHDHIARHVLPDPDTVRPVVYNSWEATGWAVTETNQKDLAARAAAVGAELFVMDDGWFGARDSDDAGLGDWHVNPIAFPSGLTPLIDEVHRLGMRFGLWVEPEMVNPDSDLYRAHPDWVLHMPHRARTTLRNQLVLNFARPDVVSWAHEWLDALLRDHAIDYLKWDMNRAFTEAGWPDAGPDATRLWFDHVHGVHSVIDRLREDHPHLRVQTCAGGGGRADLGMLARTDEAWVSDNTDAVDRIAIQDGYSQLYPARTMAAWVTDSPNYLTRRALPLRFRFHVAMAGVLGIGGNLLEWSAAELVEATELVTLYKEIRGTVQHGVQYRLGTHAGRTAVQYVSRDGAQTVVLGWQQPRRAAGPVLPVRLLGLDPAAVYRDDDSGGLHHGAVLLQHGLSLDLTTDHASTLIRLSRIP, from the coding sequence TTGCCTGCCACGCCTCCCTCCGTCCAGTTCGACCCCGCACATCGGCTGTGGCTGCTGCGCACCCCCGGCTCCGCCTACGCGGTCCGGCTCGACGGCGAGGACGTGCCCAGGCACGTGTACTGGGGGCCGCCGCTCACGCTCGCCCAGGCGGGGAGCGTCCCCGACCGGCTCCGGCCAGCCGACAGCAGTTTCGAGAGCCCGGCCGGCGAGGGCGGTGAGCTGGTCACCGACGGCTTCGGCCCGCAGAGCCTCCTGCCGGTCTTCCCCGACGGGACGTCGAAGGCCGAATGGCGTTTCGCCGGGCATGTGATCTCGGACGACGGCCTGGTGCTGCACCTGCGCGACCGCCGCCATCCGCTGGAGGTCGAGCTGCACTACCGGCTGCACGAGGGCAGCGACGTGATCGAACGCCGGCTGACGCTGCGCCACACCGGTCAGGAGGGCGAGGATCCCCTGGTTCTGGCCCGCGCCGACTCCGCGGCCTGGACCGCGCCGTTGCGCGCCGGCTACCGCCTCAGCCACATCACCGGCGCGTGGGCCGGCGAGTTCCAGCTGGAACGCGTCGCGCTGCCGATCGGCGAGACGGTCCTGACCAGCAGGCGCGGCCTGTCCAGCCACCAGGCCCACCCCTGGCTGATGATCGACGACGGGACGGCCACCGAGGAGCACGGCGACGTCTGGAGCACGGCCCTGGCCTGGAGCGGAAGCTGGCGCGTCACCGTCGACCACTCGCCCACCGGACGGCTGACCTGGACCGGCGGCTTCGGCCATGAGGGGCTGTCCTGGCGGCTGCCCGCCGGCCAGAGCCGGCAGACCCCGCCGTTCCTCGGCCTCTACCAGGCGGGTGGGTTCGGGAGCACCAGCCGCGCCTGGCACGACCACATCGCCCGGCACGTCCTGCCCGACCCCGACACCGTCCGCCCGGTCGTCTACAACTCCTGGGAGGCCACCGGCTGGGCAGTCACCGAGACCAACCAGAAGGACCTCGCCGCCCGGGCCGCCGCCGTCGGCGCCGAGCTGTTCGTGATGGACGACGGCTGGTTCGGCGCCCGCGACAGCGACGACGCCGGCCTCGGCGACTGGCACGTCAACCCCATCGCCTTCCCGTCCGGCCTGACCCCGCTCATCGACGAGGTGCACCGGCTCGGCATGCGCTTCGGCCTGTGGGTCGAACCGGAGATGGTCAACCCCGACAGCGATCTCTACCGTGCCCACCCCGACTGGGTGCTGCACATGCCGCACCGCGCCCGCACCACCCTGCGCAACCAGCTGGTCCTCAACTTCGCCCGCCCCGATGTCGTGAGCTGGGCGCACGAATGGCTCGACGCGCTGCTCCGCGACCACGCCATCGACTACCTCAAATGGGACATGAACCGCGCGTTCACCGAAGCCGGATGGCCCGACGCCGGCCCGGACGCCACCCGCCTGTGGTTCGACCACGTCCACGGCGTCCACTCCGTCATCGACCGCCTCCGTGAGGACCACCCCCACCTGCGCGTCCAGACCTGCGCGGGCGGCGGCGGCCGGGCCGACCTCGGCATGCTCGCCCGCACCGACGAGGCCTGGGTCTCCGACAACACCGACGCCGTCGACCGCATCGCCATCCAGGACGGCTACAGCCAGCTCTACCCCGCCCGCACCATGGCCGCCTGGGTCACCGACAGCCCCAACTACCTCACCCGCCGCGCCCTGCCGCTGCGCTTCCGCTTCCACGTCGCCATGGCGGGCGTCCTCGGCATCGGCGGCAACCTGCTGGAATGGTCGGCCGCCGAACTCGTCGAAGCCACCGAGCTCGTCACCCTGTACAAGGAGATCCGCGGAACCGTCCAGCACGGAGTGCAGTACCGGCTCGGCACCCACGCCGGCCGCACCGCCGTCCAGTACGTCAGCCGCGACGGCGCGCAGACCGTGGTCCTCGGCTGGCAGCAGCCCCGCCGGGCGGCCGGACCGGTCCTGCCGGTCCGCCTGCTGGGTCTCGACCCGGCCGCCGTCTACCGCGACGACGACAGCGGCGGTCTCCACCACGGCGCAGTCCTGCTCCAGCACGGTCTCAGCCTCGACCTGACGACCGACCACGCCAGCACGCTGATCCGGCTCTCGCGCATCCCCTGA
- a CDS encoding aldo/keto reductase: MEQRYVGRSGLSVSRLGLGTMTWGRDTGAEEAAAQLRTFAEAGGTLIDTADVYTGGEAERLLGRLIRDAVPRSELVLSTKAVLTPAGRRPRDASRRHLIAAIDASLTRLGVNEVELWQLHAFDPDVPLEETLAAVDAIVSSGRAAYAGVCDYTGWQLAAAAVGQRAVPGRVPIVAAQVEYSLLAREAERELVPAAEHVGAGVLAWSPLGRGVLTGKYRTGIPADSRAATPHFADFVTPYLDERCRRVVESVTTAAEGLGVSPLSVALSWVRDQPGVTSAIVGARTHAQLSGVLQAEDLTLPMEIREALDDVSAD, translated from the coding sequence ATGGAGCAGCGCTATGTGGGCCGGAGCGGCCTGTCGGTATCCCGCCTCGGGCTGGGGACGATGACATGGGGACGTGACACCGGCGCCGAGGAGGCCGCGGCGCAGCTCCGCACGTTCGCCGAGGCCGGCGGCACCCTCATCGACACCGCGGACGTCTACACGGGCGGCGAGGCCGAGAGGCTGCTGGGCAGGCTGATCCGCGACGCGGTGCCGCGCTCGGAGCTGGTGCTGTCGACCAAGGCCGTGCTCACCCCCGCCGGGCGCCGGCCGCGCGACGCCTCCCGCCGGCACCTGATCGCCGCCATCGACGCCTCGCTGACCCGTCTCGGGGTCAACGAGGTGGAGCTGTGGCAGCTGCACGCCTTCGACCCGGACGTCCCCCTGGAGGAGACCCTGGCCGCGGTGGACGCCATCGTGTCCTCGGGCCGGGCGGCCTACGCCGGGGTGTGCGACTACACCGGCTGGCAGCTCGCGGCGGCCGCCGTCGGACAGCGGGCGGTCCCCGGCCGGGTGCCGATCGTCGCGGCCCAGGTCGAATACTCGCTGCTGGCCAGGGAGGCCGAGCGCGAGCTGGTCCCGGCCGCCGAGCACGTCGGCGCCGGGGTGCTCGCCTGGTCGCCGCTCGGCCGGGGGGTGCTGACCGGCAAATACCGCACGGGCATCCCCGCCGACTCGCGGGCCGCGACCCCGCACTTCGCCGACTTCGTCACGCCCTACCTGGACGAGAGGTGCCGGCGGGTCGTGGAGTCGGTGACGACCGCGGCCGAGGGGCTGGGCGTCTCACCTCTGTCGGTCGCCCTGTCCTGGGTCCGCGACCAGCCCGGGGTGACCTCGGCGATCGTCGGTGCCCGCACCCACGCCCAGCTCTCCGGCGTGCTCCAGGCCGAGGACCTCACCCTGCCGATGGAGATCAGGGAGGCGCTCGACGACGTCTCCGCGGACTGA
- a CDS encoding beta-ketoacyl-ACP reductase — MARSVLVTGGNRGIGLAIARQLAQAGDAVAVTYRSGEPPEGLFGVRCDVTSTADVDAAFEKVEAEHGPVEVLVANAGITKDTLLPMMKEDAFTDVIDANLTGAYRVAKRATRGMLRLKRGRIVLVSSVVAMLGSAGQSNYAASKAGMIGFARSVARELGSRGITVNVVSPGFVETDMTAALDEAYQEQIRKNIPLGRYASADEVARVVKFLASEDAAYITGAVIPVDGGLGMGH, encoded by the coding sequence ATGGCTCGATCTGTTCTCGTAACCGGCGGCAACCGCGGCATCGGCCTCGCGATCGCCCGCCAGCTCGCCCAGGCCGGTGACGCCGTCGCCGTGACCTACCGCTCCGGAGAGCCCCCCGAGGGGCTGTTCGGCGTGCGGTGCGATGTGACCAGCACGGCCGACGTCGACGCGGCGTTCGAGAAGGTCGAGGCCGAGCACGGCCCGGTCGAGGTGCTCGTCGCCAACGCGGGCATCACCAAGGACACGCTGCTGCCGATGATGAAGGAGGACGCCTTCACCGACGTCATCGACGCAAACCTGACCGGTGCCTACCGGGTGGCCAAGCGCGCCACGCGCGGCATGCTGCGGCTCAAGCGCGGCCGGATCGTGCTGGTCTCCTCGGTGGTGGCGATGCTCGGCTCGGCCGGGCAGAGCAACTACGCCGCCTCCAAGGCCGGGATGATCGGCTTCGCCCGGTCGGTGGCCCGGGAGCTCGGCTCGCGCGGCATCACGGTCAACGTGGTCTCCCCGGGCTTCGTGGAGACCGACATGACCGCCGCGCTCGACGAGGCGTACCAGGAGCAGATCCGCAAGAACATCCCGCTGGGCCGCTACGCCAGCGCCGACGAGGTCGCGCGTGTGGTCAAGTTCCTGGCGAGCGAGGACGCCGCCTACATCACCGGGGCCGTCATCCCCGTGGACGGCGGCCTGGGAATGGGGCACTGA
- a CDS encoding ROK family protein, translated as MTVLFRHAAHRTLQGAHHQPGGRDRLRAGADIGSGLVVNGGLVSGAYGVAGEIGHVPVAESGPPCHCGGTGCVEAIASTEAIVTRTRHVTGEAELTMAQAVERARAGDPAVREVFARAGHAIGRGLAALVNLFGPERVVVSGEGLEAFGLFEDRLRRTFAAQAFGSAARCELLLRPLPFEEWARGAAAVAVRSLFTPA; from the coding sequence TTGACCGTACTGTTCCGGCATGCCGCGCATCGCACCCTCCAGGGCGCCCATCACCAGCCCGGCGGCCGCGACCGTCTTCGAGCTGGTGCTGACATCGGCTCGGGGCTGGTCGTCAACGGAGGTCTGGTCTCCGGCGCGTACGGCGTCGCCGGGGAGATCGGGCACGTGCCGGTCGCCGAGTCCGGCCCGCCATGCCACTGCGGCGGGACCGGCTGCGTGGAGGCGATCGCTTCGACCGAGGCGATCGTCACCCGGACGAGGCACGTCACCGGCGAGGCGGAACTGACCATGGCACAGGCCGTGGAGCGGGCCCGCGCCGGTGACCCGGCCGTCCGCGAGGTGTTCGCCCGCGCCGGTCACGCCATCGGACGAGGTCTGGCGGCCCTGGTCAACCTGTTCGGCCCGGAACGGGTGGTCGTGTCGGGCGAGGGCCTGGAGGCCTTCGGCCTCTTCGAGGACCGGCTCCGGCGGACCTTCGCCGCGCAGGCCTTCGGCAGCGCGGCCCGCTGCGAGCTCCTGCTGCGCCCGCTCCCCTTCGAGGAATGGGCCCGCGGCGCCGCAGCGGTCGCCGTGCGGAGCCTGTTCACCCCCGCCTGA
- a CDS encoding SCO1664 family protein has protein sequence MSAESEPTLSAAPARGLDDETALRLLRDGRLEVEGRLIEASNMTLYCSVRLGGHVAACVYKPVRGERPLWDFPDGTLAAREVAAFEVSAATGWRIVPPTVYRDGPFGPGMCQLWIDTDPEVDLMALIRSRLPALRRMAVFDAVVNNADRKGGHLLPLVDGHIHGVDHGVSFSADDKLRTVLWQWRGKPLSREAMNVLARLERDLEQGRLGRRLRELLTLAEVEATWSRVRRLLDTGLHPLPSQDWPAIPWPPI, from the coding sequence ATGAGTGCCGAAAGCGAGCCCACGCTGAGCGCGGCGCCCGCGAGGGGGTTGGACGACGAGACCGCTCTGCGTCTGCTCCGCGACGGTCGGCTGGAGGTCGAGGGCCGGCTGATCGAAGCGAGCAACATGACGCTCTACTGTTCCGTACGGCTCGGCGGGCACGTGGCGGCCTGCGTCTACAAGCCCGTACGCGGGGAGCGCCCGCTCTGGGACTTCCCCGACGGCACCCTGGCCGCCCGGGAGGTGGCCGCCTTCGAGGTCTCGGCGGCGACCGGCTGGCGGATCGTCCCGCCGACCGTCTACCGCGACGGCCCCTTCGGCCCCGGCATGTGCCAGCTCTGGATCGACACCGACCCCGAGGTCGACCTGATGGCGCTCATCCGCAGCCGGCTGCCCGCGCTGCGCCGGATGGCCGTCTTCGACGCCGTCGTCAACAACGCCGACCGCAAGGGCGGCCATCTGCTCCCGCTGGTCGACGGCCACATCCACGGGGTCGACCACGGCGTCTCCTTCTCCGCCGACGACAAGCTCCGCACCGTGCTCTGGCAGTGGCGCGGCAAGCCCCTGTCCCGGGAGGCCATGAACGTCCTGGCCCGCCTTGAGCGGGACCTGGAGCAGGGGCGCCTGGGCCGCCGGCTCCGCGAGCTGCTCACCCTGGCCGAGGTCGAGGCCACCTGGTCCCGGGTCCGCAGGCTGCTCGACACCGGCCTGCACCCGCTGCCCTCCCAGGACTGGCCCGCGATCCCCTGGCCCCCGATCTGA
- a CDS encoding TldD/PmbA family protein — protein sequence MRQIDPDFLALPMRRLADAALQRARDLGAEHADFRLERVRSETLRLSDATLEGSIDADDLGYAVRVVKNGTWGFASGIELTPEAAVRTAEQAVEVALISAAVNREPIELAPEPVHSDVTWVSAYEVDPFEVPMREKVALLAGWSDGLLRDPRVDHVQASLKQVKEQKFYADTSGTSTTQQRVRLHPELEVMKVDGGRFESMRTLAPPVGRGYEYLTGTAWDFPDELARLPELLEEKLRAPSVEAGSYDLVIDPSNLWLTIHESIGHATELDRALGYEAAYAGTSFATFDQLGKLVYGSQVMNVVGDRTTEHGLSTIGYDDEGVAAKRFDIVSGGVLVGYQLDRRMARLKDLGASNGCAFADSPGNMPIQRMANVSLLPAPDGPSTEGLISGVDRGIYVVGDKSWSIDMQRYNFQFTGQRFYRIENGRLAGQVRDVAYQATTTDFWRSMAAVGGPQTYVLGGAFNCGKGQPGQVAPVSHGCPSALFRDVRVLNTLQESGK from the coding sequence ATGCGCCAGATCGATCCCGATTTCCTCGCTCTGCCCATGAGGCGGCTGGCGGACGCGGCCCTGCAACGCGCCCGTGACCTCGGCGCCGAGCACGCCGACTTCCGGCTCGAGCGCGTCCGCTCGGAGACCCTGCGCCTGTCCGACGCCACGCTCGAAGGCTCCATCGACGCCGACGACCTCGGCTACGCCGTGCGGGTCGTCAAGAACGGCACCTGGGGGTTCGCCTCCGGCATCGAGCTCACCCCCGAGGCGGCCGTGCGGACCGCCGAGCAGGCGGTGGAGGTGGCGCTCATCTCCGCGGCGGTCAACCGCGAGCCCATCGAGCTGGCCCCCGAGCCGGTCCATTCCGACGTCACCTGGGTCTCGGCCTACGAGGTCGACCCGTTCGAGGTGCCGATGCGGGAGAAGGTCGCCCTGCTCGCCGGCTGGTCGGACGGCCTGCTGCGGGATCCGCGCGTGGACCACGTCCAGGCCTCGCTGAAGCAGGTCAAGGAGCAGAAGTTCTACGCCGACACCTCCGGCACCTCCACCACCCAGCAGCGGGTGCGGCTGCACCCGGAGCTGGAGGTGATGAAGGTCGACGGCGGGCGTTTCGAGTCGATGCGCACGCTGGCCCCGCCGGTCGGCCGGGGGTACGAATACCTCACCGGCACCGCCTGGGACTTCCCCGACGAGCTCGCCCGCCTCCCCGAACTGCTGGAGGAGAAGCTCAGGGCGCCGTCGGTCGAGGCCGGAAGCTACGACCTGGTCATCGACCCGTCCAACCTGTGGCTGACGATCCACGAGTCCATCGGGCACGCCACCGAGCTGGACCGGGCCCTCGGCTACGAGGCCGCCTACGCCGGCACCAGCTTCGCCACCTTCGACCAGCTCGGCAAGCTGGTCTACGGCTCGCAGGTGATGAACGTGGTCGGCGACCGCACCACCGAGCACGGCCTGTCCACGATCGGCTACGACGACGAGGGCGTGGCGGCCAAGCGCTTCGACATCGTCTCCGGCGGCGTCCTGGTCGGCTACCAGCTCGACCGGCGGATGGCGCGGCTGAAGGACCTCGGCGCCTCCAACGGCTGCGCCTTCGCCGACTCCCCCGGCAACATGCCGATCCAGCGCATGGCCAACGTCTCGCTGCTGCCGGCGCCCGACGGCCCCTCCACCGAGGGGCTGATCTCCGGGGTGGACCGCGGCATCTACGTCGTGGGCGACAAGAGCTGGTCCATCGACATGCAGCGATACAACTTCCAGTTCACCGGCCAGCGGTTCTACCGGATCGAGAACGGCAGGCTCGCCGGCCAGGTCCGCGACGTCGCCTACCAGGCCACCACCACCGACTTCTGGCGGTCGATGGCGGCCGTCGGCGGCCCGCAGACCTACGTGCTGGGCGGGGCGTTCAACTGCGGCAAGGGCCAGCCCGGCCAGGTCGCCCCGGTCAGCCACGGCTGCCCGTCGGCGCTCTTCCGCGACGTGCGCGTCCTCAACACCCTGCAGGAGAGCGGCAAATGA
- the fabI gene encoding enoyl-ACP reductase FabI — MGILEGKRILVTGVLTDASIAFSVAKLAQEEGAKVVLTGFGRLSLVERIAKRLPEPPPVIELDVQNVEHLDSLADRVGEHLDGLDGVVHSIGFAPQSCLGGNFLNTSWEDVATALHVSTYSFKSLAVACLPLMKEGGAVVGLDFDASKAWPVYDWMGVAKAGLESCSRYLARDLGKHGIRVNLVAAGPLRTMAAKSIPGFKEFEDSWPDKAPLGWDLGDTVPAAKACLALMSDWFPATTGEIVHVDGGVHAIGA; from the coding sequence ATGGGAATCCTCGAAGGCAAGCGCATCCTGGTCACCGGCGTCCTGACCGACGCCTCGATCGCCTTCTCCGTCGCCAAGCTGGCCCAGGAGGAGGGCGCGAAGGTCGTGCTGACCGGTTTCGGCCGCCTCAGCCTGGTCGAGCGCATCGCCAAACGGCTCCCCGAGCCGCCGCCGGTGATCGAGCTGGACGTGCAGAACGTCGAGCACCTCGACTCGCTGGCCGACCGGGTCGGCGAGCACCTGGACGGGCTCGACGGCGTGGTGCACTCCATCGGCTTCGCCCCGCAGAGCTGCCTGGGCGGAAACTTCCTGAACACCTCGTGGGAGGACGTGGCCACCGCCCTGCACGTGTCCACCTACTCGTTCAAGTCGCTGGCCGTAGCCTGCCTGCCGCTGATGAAGGAGGGCGGCGCGGTCGTCGGCCTCGACTTCGACGCCAGCAAGGCCTGGCCCGTCTACGACTGGATGGGCGTGGCCAAGGCCGGCCTGGAGTCGTGCTCCCGCTACCTGGCCCGCGACCTGGGCAAGCACGGCATCCGCGTCAACCTGGTCGCGGCCGGGCCGCTGCGCACGATGGCGGCCAAGAGCATCCCGGGCTTCAAGGAGTTCGAGGACAGCTGGCCGGACAAGGCGCCGCTCGGCTGGGACCTGGGCGACACCGTGCCCGCGGCCAAGGCCTGCCTCGCGCTGATGTCCGACTGGTTCCCGGCCACGACCGGTGAGATCGTCCACGTCGACGGCGGCGTGCACGCGATCGGCGCCTGA